The proteins below come from a single Cervus canadensis isolate Bull #8, Minnesota chromosome 2, ASM1932006v1, whole genome shotgun sequence genomic window:
- the HECTD3 gene encoding E3 ubiquitin-protein ligase HECTD3, translating into MAGPGPGAALESPRQLLGRVRFLAEAAKSLRAGRPLPAALAFVPREVLYKLYKDPAGPSRVLLPVWEAEGLGLRVGATGPAPGTGSGPLRAARDSIELRRGACVRTTGEELCNGHGLWVKLTKEQLTEHLGDCGLDEGWLLVCRPAEGGARLVPIDTPDHLQRQQQLFGVDYRPVLRWEQVVDLTYSHRLGSRPQPAEAYAEAVQRLLYVPPTWTYECDEDLIHFLYDHLGKEDENLGSVKQYVESIDVSSYTEEFNVSCLTDSNADTYWESDGSQCQHWVRLTMKKGTIVKKLLLTVDTTDDNFMPKRVVVYGGEGDNLKKLSDVSIDETLIGDVCVLEDMTVHLPIIEIRIVECRDDGIDVRLRGVKIKSSRQRELGLNADLFQPTNLVRYPRLEGTDPEVLYRRAVLLQRFIKILDSVLHHLVPAWDHTLGTFSEIKQVKQFLLLSRQRPGLVAQCLRDSESSKPSFMPRLYINRRLAMEHRACPLRDPACKNAVFTQVYEGLKPSDKYEKPLDYRWPMRYDQWWECKFIAEGIIDQGGGFRDSLADMSEELCPSSADTPVPLPFFVRTANQGNGTGEARDMYVPNPSCRDFAKYEWIGQLMGAALRGKEFLVLALPGFVWKQLSGEEVSWSKDFPAVDSVLVKLLEVMEGMDKETFEFKFGKELTFTTVLSDQQVVELIPGGSGIVVGYEDRSRFIQLVQKARLEESKEQVAAMQAGLLKVVPQAVLDLLTWQELEKKVCGDPEVTVDALRKLTRFEDFEPSDTRVQYFWEALNNFTNEDRSRFLRFVTGRSRLPARIYIYPDKLGYETTDALPESSTCSSTLFLPHYASAKVCEEKLRYAAYNCVAIDTDMSPWEE; encoded by the exons ATGGCTGGCCCGGGCCCGGGCGCGGCGCTAGAGTCCCCGCGGCAGCTGCTGGGCCGCGTGCGCTTTCTGGCGGAGGCAGCGAAGAGCCTCCGTGCCGGGCGGCCGCTGCCGGCGGCGCTAGCTTTCGTGCCGCGCGAGGTGCTCTACAAGCTTTACAAGGACCCGGCGGGACCGTCGCGCGTGCTGCTGCCAGTGTGGGAGGCGGAAGGCCTGGGGCTGCGTGTGGGAGCCACGGGCCCGGCCCCCGGTACCGGCTCCGGGCCCCTCCGCGCCGCCCGCGACAGCATCGAGCTGCGGCGCGGTGCCTGCGTGCGCACCACAGGCGAAGAGCTGTGCAACGGCCACGGGCTCTGGGTGAAGTTGACCAAG GAGCAGCTGACGGAACACCTGGGCGACTGCGGGCTGGACGAAGGCTGGCTCCTGGTGTGCCGCCCGGCCGAGGGCGGGGCCCGCCTGGTACCCATCGACACTCCAGACCACCtccagcggcagcagcagctctTCGGAGTGGACTACCGCCCGGTGCTCAG ATGGGAACAGGTGGTGGACTTGACATACTCGCATCGCCTGGGATCAAGGCCTCAGCCGGCCGAGGCATACGCTGAAGCTGTACAAAGGCTACT CTATGTGCCCCCGACGTGGACCTACGAGTGCGACGAGGACCTGATCCACTTCTTGTACGACCACCTGGGCAAGGAGGATGAGAACCTGGGTAGCGTGAAGCAGTATGTGGAGAGCATAGACGTTTCCTCCTACACG gaGGAGTTCAATGTGTCCTGCCTGACAGACAGCAACGCAGACACCTACTGGGAGAGCGATGGGTCCCAGTGCCAGCACTGGGTACGGCTGACCATGAAGAAGGGCACCATTGTCAA GAAGCTACTACTCACGGTGGATACCACGGATGACAACTTTATGCCTAAGCGGGTGGTGGTCTATGGGGGTGAAGGGGACAACCTGAAGAAGCTGAGTGATGTGAGCATTGACGA GACCCTGATCGGGGACGTCTGTGTCCTGGAGGACATGACTGTCCACCTTCCAATCATCGAGATCCGCATCGTCGAGTGCCGAG ATGACGGGATTGATGTGCGTCTTCGAGGGGTCAAGATCAAGTCTTCTAGACAGCGGGAATTAGGGCTAAATGCAGACCTGTTCCAGCCCACCAATCTTGTGCGATACCCACGCCTAGAAGGCACTGACCCGGAAGTACTGTAccgcagagctgttctcctgcaAAG GTTCATAAAGATCTTAGACAGCGTCCTGCACCACCTGGTACCGGCCTGGGACCACACGCTGGGCACCTTCAGTGAGATTAAG CAAGTAAAGCAGTTCCTGCTGCTGTCACGCCAGCGGCCGGGCCTGGTGGCCCAGTGCCTGCGTGACTCGGAGAGCAGCAAGCCCAGCTTCATGCCACGTCTGTACATCAACCGGCGCCTCGCCATGGAACACCGTGCCTGCCCCTTACGGGATCCCGCCTGCAAGAACGCTGTCTTCACCCAG GTTTATGAAGGCCTCAAGCCCTCTGACAAGTATGAAAAGCCCCTGGACTACAG GTGGCCCATGCGCTATGACCagtggtgggagtgtaaattcaTTGCAGAAGGCATCATTGACCAAG GAGGTGGTTTCCGGGACAGCTTGGCAGACATGTCAGAAGAACTGTGCCCTAGCTCGGCGGACACCCCTGTGCCTCTGCCCTTCTTTGTACGAACAGCCAACCAG GGCAATGGCACAGGCGAGGCCCGGGACATGTATGTGCCCAACCCCTCCTGCCGGGACTTTGCCAAGTATGAGTGGATTGGACAGCTGATGGGGGCTGCCCTTCGGGGTAAGGAGTTCCTG GTCCTGGCTCTGCCGGGTTTCGTGTGGAAGCAGCTCTCTGGTGAAGAGGTGAGCTGGAGTAAGGACTTCCCAGCTGTGGACTCTGTGCTG GTGAAGCTCTTGGAAGTGATGGAAGGAATGGACAAGGAGACATTTGAGTTCAAATTTGGGAAGGAGCTAACATTCACCACAGTGCTGAGTGACCAGCAGGTGGTGGAGCTGATCCCTGGGGGTTCAGGCATCGTGGTGGGATATGAGGACCGTTCCCGTTTCATCCAACTGGTGCAGAAGGCACGGCTAGAAGAGAGCAAGGAGCAG gtgGCAGCCATGCAGGCAGGTCTGCTGAAGGTGGTGCCACAGGCTGTGCTGGACTTGCTGACGTGGCAGGAATTGGAGAAGAAGGTGTGCGGGGACCCAGAGGTCACTGTGGATGCCCTGCGCAAGCTCA CCCGGTTTGAGGACTTCGAGCCATCTGACACCCGGGTGCAGTATTTCTGGGAGGCACTGAACAACTTCACCAACG AGGACCGGAGCCGCTTCCTGCGCTTTGTCACCGGCCGCAGCCGTCTGCCGGCACGGATCTACATCTACCCAGACAAGCTGGG CTATGAGACCACAGACGCGCTGCCTGAGTCGTCCACCTGCTCCAGCACCCTCTTCCTGCCGCACTATGCCAG CGCCAAGGTGTGTGAGGAGAAGCTCCGATACGCTGCCTACAACTGTGTGGCCATTGACACCGACATGAGCCCTTGGGAGGAGTGA